GTAATAAGACATTTCTACTGGTCTGACTAGCGCTGCGGCGTCAGCAGGACAAAAAGAGTTACAAGACTCCTGTGGCATGTTCCCGCTCCTGAATCTCTGCTTTGTCCTTCGCAAAAGCCAGTAAGCAAATGACCTTGAATCTGCTGTGGGACTTTCCCAAGAGAAAGTGCAAGCAAGATGGGATTACCGGAATAAACCGGAGGCTGGCACCaatcttctctttctctttcttttcgaCCGGCTCTGTTCCTCGTGGCTTCGGATCAGACCGTCCCGCGTGTTTCTAAAAGTGCCGTTTCGGGGTCACGACTTTTATCACTCTCGGGTCGCGTTCTGttctgcagtggttcccaaactttttctgccgtgccccaatttagtagatgagaatatttttgcgcccccccccccccccatattgacacatgtgcacatgttttacttccaagctccgcgccccccctgcaatagctccgccccacctagggggcgcgccccccactttgggaaccactgtgttAGCGAGTGAACGCGTACAGATCGCACAGGATCGTGCTAGTTTTAAGACATGAGCCACAAACCACACATTATTTGTATTCCCCAACAAACTTTACAGAATTGTTTATAGGATTAGGTAGCATTAACAGCTGAATATAATAACTGTAAACATCTGCATTAATAATGCTAACATAATTAGCCGTAATCTATGCTAACACATAGATGGGAATAAATGATCCTTTATATTATACTGTAACATTGCTTATAGtttagtaaataaataaatgatgttGGTTATAAAAAGCATTACGTGTTAGCAACCCAATCATGTGCTACTCTTAAAGATACATTTAAGTTTTTATAACCGAAACTATTTTTGCAGGACATCGGCTGGCGTCCGGAGGCCAAACATCTCCTGCTGATGATGACTGACCAGCCCTCTCATCTGGCCCTGGACAGCAGACTGGCTGGAATAGTGGTCCCCCATGACGGACGCTGCCATCTGGTGGACAGCACCTACTCCCAGGCTGCCAACATGGTAGGCCCAGTATAAGTGCAGAATTACTATATCACCAGACTTGAACCCTTTCACCTTTTGCCTTTAACCCTTTACCACCACTATGAAGCCAATGGTGACAAGAGAAATGGCATTTTGAGTCCACTCAAGTTCATCCATGTCCTCTGACAGGAGCACCCCACCATGGGGCAGCTGGCAGAGAAACTTCTAGAATCGAGCATTTACTCCATCTTTGCTGTGGATGTGGAACAATATAAGTGGTATGAGGTAATTTCTCACAAAAGAAAGGTTGCTGctggttctgtttggtggtcCTATTGGACTGACAACCAGGGCGGATATTCACTGAGCTTTTCCCCTCTCATGTCTCTACACAGGACCTGGTTCAGTTCCTACCGGGTACTTACCTAGGGAAGTTGCTTCCCAAAGCTGCGAATCTCACAAACATAGTGCTGGACGCCTACAAGGTAACAGCCATTGCATTTTCTCTCTGACCCCTCACATTCCCGTAGCCGAGCGCTAATCATTAATCGGTGCGGTCGACCGGCGTCGCCACATCCTGATCGCGATGAAAAGTGACACGTTAAAACCTTCGGTGTTTTCCCGCCACTGACTCACCCGCTGAGCCTGAGCGGAAAAAcacggggggttggggggggggggggggggggggggtcgatgCTGAGGTGGTGAAAGGCGAATATGTGCTGCCGTAATCTCTGCGGAGGCACAACCGTTTATTGTCCTACTCCCGGAATCTGCGAAAGGCCTACAGAGGCAGGCGAACAGAGAGGCGCATTATTAGCGTCACGGATCACTGCAGCGGTGCTGCACCTCCCCCAGCTCCACCCGccgcaccaccaccccccccgctACGCTCTGCCAGCAGCTACAGAACGGCTATTTTTAGAACCACTTCACCGTTTTATTTCCCCCGAGTCAACCTGTCTTTATCAAAACGGATTATAGGCTAAAACAATGAGATCTTTCTGAAAGTGGTCAACTTCACGCGcatctctccccttctctgtctctctctctgtctctgtctctctctctctctctgtctccagaaGCTTCTGTCagatgtgggggtggaggtgggaattGAGGACAGTGAGGCACACAGATTCTGGGTCAACATAACAGCTCTCTGCCCCAACGGGTCCACCGTGACGGGAAACGGCAAATGCTCCAACGTCAAACCAAGCCAAAAGGTACAGAAGCCCCGATGCTCAACACAGACGTACAGTTGGGCTTTTTTTTGAGGGACTGGCAAGAGTGAAAATGCTTTGTTCTCTTCTCCTTTTATCATTCCTGTTCGTGGAGCACTTGATACCAGCAACCTTCATCACACCAGACACTtcgatgcagtgtgtgtgcctTTAATACTGTACACttctgtgtggatgtgtgtgtgtgtgtgtgtgtgtgtgtgtgtgggcgccaGATGCCAAGAGAGAACAGTAAGTACTTGCGGAGGCGATTAGATTGTGCTGAGAAGATTATGTGAAATCCAGTTTACACGAAACGGCCCGATATGCTGGAATCACATGACTTTTATGTAATTCAAGATTTAGTTTTAATTAACATGCCATTTAATATGAGACAGAATCTCCTGCTGGCCCCACAGCTACAGTGTGCAGTTACAGTCAGTCAGACTGTGTGTAATCACACTCCTCGAGTGTCATTATCTTGATGAAAAATATTGTAACAGATCTGAAGGTGGACTTTTACAAGTGGTGCGGTCCCTACTCAGATGGCCCTTTTGCCAGCCAGTGACTCCTGTATGTTTGCCAAGCCAGTACTGGGATGTGTGACCAGCATTCGCAGGTTGGCAGATAAGCCAAGAGTGTGACTGGAGGTCGCTCTGGTGTCGACTGGTCAGGGCTTCTTTTCCTCTGAGAAGGGCGTCTGCATGCTAACATGCTCTGTGTTTCCACACAGGTCGTCTTCAACGTCACTGTGGGGATGCGTGAGTGCCCGCCCCAGAGGTCGCCGGGCGGGGCCGTGGGGGAGGTGGCGGCCGTGGTCCGACCCGTGGGCTTTAACGAGACGGTGAGCGTGCGCATCCGGCCGGCGTGCGAGTGCGGCTGCGGTGGGGGGGGGTCCTGCGGCGACGGGCCGGAGCCTCCCAGCTGCTCGTCGGCGGTGGACGGGTGCCGGGAGGAAGAGGGCGGAGCCGTGTGTGGCGGCCGTGGCGCGTGCGTGTGCGGGACGTGCGTGTGCGACCGCAGCAACCTCGGGATCGTCCACGGGAAGTACTGTGAGCGGGATGACTTCTCCTGCCCCTACTCGAAGGGTGTCGTGTGTGGAGGTGCGTCAGTGTACACACCTTGTCTGTTAGCCTAATCCTAGTGCTTAGACCTAGCGaggctaatgtgtgtgtgtgtgtgtgtgtgtgtgtgtgtgacattagGACACGGTCAGTGTGTGTCTGGCTACTGCCTTTGCCGTCCGGGTTGGACTGGCGACAGCTGCAGTTGTCCCACATCCACAGACGGCTGCGTGGACCCCACTGGCCTGGTGTGCAGCGgcgtgggagagtgtgtgtgtggcgagtgTGTATGCCACAACCCTCGGCGCTGGGGACCGTTCTGCGAAACGTGCCCCACCTGCTCCAACTCCTGTCAGTCCCAATGGTAAACAGAGTTTGTGTTGGGGCTCATGACCCTTTGGTTGGAGCATCCTGCGCTAATTAACGCCTCCCATCTTTGAATAATCACTACAACTGCACTGTGCTGTTATTTCTCCCTTATTTCTCCTTTATTTCTCCTTTATTTCTCTATACTGACTCCTTCTCTTGTCCCTTCCCtgctctgtctctcctcacggTCTCCTCAGGAGTTGCGTGGAGTGCCATCTGTCTAATGGCGTCGGCCGGGCCCACGCCCAGCGGTGCAACAGAACCTGCACGGCTCTCGTAGCCTTCGTCGATGACATCACCGGTAAGTTGATGACATGATGTAATCGAAGTCTGATCACCCTGCTCAGAGAGTATGACTCAAGAAGAGAGCAGAGAGGGCCTAATTAAAAGTGTCTGAGTTGAGTGTCTTGTGAAAGACATGatttaaatttgatttgatttaatcaGTTTCTCTAATAGTGTGTCTCTAACAGTTTCTCCTGCTGAATCCTGCGTTGCAGAGCTGATCAGGGGGGAGTTCTGTCAGTACCAGAGCCGTGAGCAGTGTTTCTTCAGGTTCCATGTGCAGCTAGGATCCCAAGGACCCCACTTGCGGATAAGCAGACATGGCGGTGAGACTCCGAGTTCCGCCCTCAgtccccgcccctcccccaagCAAGACGCTAACGTTCGTTGATATGTACACCCAGCAGGAAGCTATGGCAAAATAAACCTTGACCTACATATATGTACGGGCTGTCTGTACATTATTATCTCATTATCTCACATAATTACATGTATTCTTGCCAAATAAATCCTTCATTTTAGTTTTCATGCTAAACTAGAAGAATTAGTCAGCATTtatttagctagctagttaatgTGATCGCCAGTAACCTGGTGCAGTTCTAGCCTGTAAGATGTTACAGTGTTTAACTCATTATTATTGTGCTGGTCTCTTTTTttagttggggtgtgtgtgtagtcttatAGTAGAGTAGTAGTCCTgctactttgtgtgtgtgtgtgtgtgtgtgtgtgtgtgtgtgtgtgtgtgtgtgtgtgtgtgtgtgtatagtcttGTAGTGGAGTAGTCCTGCAAGTTCCTGCAAGTTCCTGGTGTCAATCATGTTCTTTTGCTCCCCTTGCAAATTAATTCACAAGAATGTCACAGCAGCCGCACCCCACACCCCCGACTTGAGTTTTGGAAACAGTGCtggccattgtgtgtgtgtgtgtgtgtgtgtgtgtgtgtgtgtgtgtgtgtgtgtgtgtgtgtgtgtgtgtgtgtgtggtttgcacacacccacacactcttgcTCCCCTCGATGAGGCTGACCTTCCTGAGCCTTCCTCTCTGCGGCGCCGCTGCCAGATCACCATGGCGATGCTACGAAATGTCAATACGGTCCTTTAGCCTCTTTGTACTTGGAGTGGTGGCGCGGTGCCATCCCCGTGTGCCTTTCGCAATCGGTGACAGTGCAGTAGGGCACTGCCCGCAGACCCGTGGACAGGGTGGATCTGACCGAGCCCCAGGGGTTGCGGCTGACGCCTGTGTTTTAGCCTGGTCCGACTAGCTTTTGTGTCAGCGCTAGGCCCGACAGGGTCCTGCGCTCCAACTGTTGCGGATGTCTTGGCTGACGCTAACATAAGCACGCGCTTGATTAATGAGCTGTTTGTGAATGGGTCTTCCGAGCCTCTCCCGTGTCCTACACTGGGGTCGTTATACACGCTCGTCTTTTGTCTTCACAACAGCCGAACGGCTTTGATCTGATCCGTGTGCGTCGTGTTCCTTCTTTGACGTTAAAAACGAGCAAACGAAAGAGTGGAGGATGAAATTTAAAGGGCCAGTTTCTTCAGATGTGTTTCCATGGTGACTAACGGAAAGACTGTCCCTCAGGATAACGGTTAGGGTTactgtttgttgtttttgtgcAAATCTGAACCGATTGAACTGTTGCCTTTTGACGAGCCCTTTTCTTCCCTCCTGCTCAGAGTGCATGTCGAGCTGGAGATACTTCCACACCTTCCT
This Brachyhypopomus gauderio isolate BG-103 chromosome 6, BGAUD_0.2, whole genome shotgun sequence DNA region includes the following protein-coding sequences:
- the itgb8 gene encoding integrin beta-8 isoform X2, whose amino-acid sequence is MRHTLDRLKTVGMTLSHHMKQHSSDFRVGFGSFVDKPVSPYINMHPSKIMNPCSDYEVNCRPAHGFIHVLPITENMTQFKQVIQQQRISGNMDTPEGGFDAMLQAAVCQDIGWRPEAKHLLLMMTDQPSHLALDSRLAGIVVPHDGRCHLVDSTYSQAANMEHPTMGQLAEKLLESSIYSIFAVDVEQYKWYEDLVQFLPGTYLGKLLPKAANLTNIVLDAYKKLLSDVGVEVGIEDSEAHRFWVNITALCPNGSTVTGNGKCSNVKPSQKVVFNVTVGMRECPPQRSPGGAVGEVAAVVRPVGFNETVSVRIRPACECGCGGGGSCGDGPEPPSCSSAVDGCREEEGGAVCGGRGACVCGTCVCDRSNLGIVHGKYCERDDFSCPYSKGVVCGGHGQCVSGYCLCRPGWTGDSCSCPTSTDGCVDPTGLVCSGVGECVCGECVCHNPRRWGPFCETCPTCSNSCQSQWSCVECHLSNGVGRAHAQRCNRTCTALVAFVDDITELIRGEFCQYQSREQCFFRFHVQLGSQGPHLRISRHGECMSSWRYFHTFLSVFLLTVVLGLGILAVTRLLLRAQCWPWSGRVSQRFDDNRKDYAPTTGEKTITYRRDCLPDNPMEMHVHVPKMPLNDAWP
- the itgb8 gene encoding integrin beta-8 isoform X1, with product MTSWLRNYYNIVLRSVVVVSVIALGSSHSSDKRCTSPLAASCEECLHRGPECAWCFQKRFLEGADVSERCDSPAQLLLKGCGEEFIENPQAKVEVNTTQSGSQVVPRDVSILLRPGSEASFLVEVQQLDQYPVDLYYLVDVSASMRHTLDRLKTVGMTLSHHMKQHSSDFRVGFGSFVDKPVSPYINMHPSKIMNPCSDYEVNCRPAHGFIHVLPITENMTQFKQVIQQQRISGNMDTPEGGFDAMLQAAVCQDIGWRPEAKHLLLMMTDQPSHLALDSRLAGIVVPHDGRCHLVDSTYSQAANMEHPTMGQLAEKLLESSIYSIFAVDVEQYKWYEDLVQFLPGTYLGKLLPKAANLTNIVLDAYKKLLSDVGVEVGIEDSEAHRFWVNITALCPNGSTVTGNGKCSNVKPSQKVVFNVTVGMRECPPQRSPGGAVGEVAAVVRPVGFNETVSVRIRPACECGCGGGGSCGDGPEPPSCSSAVDGCREEEGGAVCGGRGACVCGTCVCDRSNLGIVHGKYCERDDFSCPYSKGVVCGGHGQCVSGYCLCRPGWTGDSCSCPTSTDGCVDPTGLVCSGVGECVCGECVCHNPRRWGPFCETCPTCSNSCQSQWSCVECHLSNGVGRAHAQRCNRTCTALVAFVDDITELIRGEFCQYQSREQCFFRFHVQLGSQGPHLRISRHGECMSSWRYFHTFLSVFLLTVVLGLGILAVTRLLLRAQCWPWSGRVSQRFDDNRKDYAPTTGEKTITYRRDCLPDNPMEMHVHVPKMPLNDAWP